A single window of Fischerella sp. PCC 9605 DNA harbors:
- a CDS encoding thioredoxin family protein, with product MVLSVSERTFTQEVLESPIPVLVNFEAPWCGLCRIIHPLLLHFKVQCGEQIKLVDVNADDNFKLSNTYRLKSLPTLLLIENGVVRRRLEGFRSREDLLQALEEIKLSYGKSPNVYNNSKTVDLECRSA from the coding sequence ATGGTGTTGTCGGTAAGTGAGCGGACATTTACTCAAGAAGTTTTAGAATCTCCAATTCCTGTTTTAGTAAATTTTGAAGCTCCTTGGTGTGGTTTATGCCGCATCATACACCCTTTGCTATTGCATTTTAAAGTTCAATGTGGCGAACAAATTAAATTAGTGGATGTAAATGCTGATGACAATTTCAAATTGTCTAACACATATCGACTAAAGTCACTACCAACTTTGCTGTTGATTGAAAATGGTGTTGTTAGGCGGCGGCTAGAAGGATTTCGCAGTCGCGAAGATTTGTTACAGGCTTTGGAAGAAATTAAACTTAGCTACGGCAAATCTCCCAATGTCTACAATAACTCTAAAACAGTAGATTTGGAGTGCCGCTCAGCATAA